The following proteins come from a genomic window of Fusibacter sp. A1:
- a CDS encoding phosphotransferase family protein, whose protein sequence is MPTDKYTRKELERIASQLVGEKVTLIPIGNHDLNRHLVYKLTTSENQHFVFKYFYQSHYASREIAALKYLATHKLPVPKIINSGALDDQRTWLLMTYIEGLPMMKILRHIPIEQQLRLFEELGKVLKAFHTVHFDHFGTWNTLQLTTPLSLKTAYQPKLDFLDQRLADPDLPNREWLNLAWKYLEDHMSCLDYATEAVLCHQDFDARNILIRKIGENYEITAVLDFEHSVPWDSYADFSQLYLKHFYDHPELEVAFFRGYHPSFHSDPHFDERFKYHLLYYTLSACSWAYDIAPDFYEMCMKTLKRLLK, encoded by the coding sequence ATGCCTACAGATAAGTATACACGAAAAGAACTTGAGCGAATTGCCTCACAGCTTGTGGGTGAAAAAGTCACACTGATCCCCATAGGCAACCACGATCTGAACAGACATCTGGTTTACAAGCTTACCACCTCTGAAAACCAGCACTTTGTCTTTAAGTATTTCTATCAATCACATTATGCGTCAAGAGAAATCGCAGCCCTTAAATACCTTGCGACCCATAAGCTTCCAGTACCCAAAATTATCAACAGTGGAGCACTCGACGACCAGCGCACCTGGCTTTTGATGACCTACATTGAAGGTCTTCCCATGATGAAGATATTAAGACATATCCCAATCGAGCAGCAGCTTCGTCTATTCGAGGAGCTCGGCAAGGTCTTAAAGGCTTTCCATACCGTTCATTTCGACCACTTCGGAACATGGAACACTTTGCAGCTGACAACACCTCTTTCTCTAAAGACGGCATATCAGCCAAAGTTAGATTTTTTAGACCAGCGGCTAGCTGATCCAGACCTACCCAACAGGGAATGGCTGAACTTGGCTTGGAAATATCTCGAAGATCACATGTCCTGCCTAGACTATGCAACAGAAGCTGTTTTATGTCATCAAGATTTTGATGCACGAAACATTCTCATCCGAAAAATCGGTGAAAACTATGAAATCACAGCAGTCCTGGATTTCGAACACAGTGTTCCATGGGACAGCTACGCTGATTTTTCCCAGCTCTATCTAAAGCATTTTTATGACCATCCCGAATTGGAAGTCGCCTTTTTCAGAGGGTATCACCCCTCTTTTCATAGTGATCCGCACTTTGATGAACGATTTAAGTATCACCTTCTCTATTATACGCTTTCAGCATGTTCCTGGGCATACGATATCGCTCCGGATTTTTATGAGATGTGCATGAAGACACTTAAAAGGCTCTTGAAATAA
- a CDS encoding HD domain-containing protein — MIDMTAILIKEAVANIRKLNHDSALGCMWFAALSEKNFSDGLSKMINRCDYSGRSLVELFLAFDNQTAISADEWISAIYQFALCKSYPQTAVIPEIDGLEDCSVVFLELFRLINQVEKKSSKESYISRYPFELLLPQEVKDLENTSEYEIIQESFRFDYIYEMMKLNKEVSGHATLEHITGVHYLALYIARQLKKLGLPVDLGIVSGAAALHDIGKFGCKPEEKSKVAYFHYYYSDEWFYRKNIKYIRNIAVNHSTWDLELEHLSLESLVLIYSDFRVKRHKDPNWPYAMKFFNIDDSFDIILDKLDNVDKKKEKRYRKVYEKLKDFEDYMLYLGVNVQFDKRFDNAQEVAFGESALLTGSEIVKKYKKMAIAHNILLMNGLRTEESLMVMLDEARIQKTAQDFRRYMHLLEQFSKYLTPAQKMITLKFLFSMLNRFEEDIRKQAAGIMGTIIASFDDPYSKYLPPTIDPNVFKLSKSGVLRSFVNEFLNPENIHSKQKEEWVGYALSDLIRKVVRHSKEIVNTVDLVIEKLSEFQGERRLYLLRTIIYFPVSRLSDDQLSKLTLLVSDSLDSSYKEVKLLAMECIYHLSSSKNKAIVALATGLMTIDEQMPYESFMASKINKRLHVQHQIENHSEFGFNQISTEQISYMYLSNLKTATAMTVKKLHIEMILKHMLTTENADKFYAAIHYCNLIKNSVSHDIRILSGKALVTLTEKLTKSQINEVAIELLRGLEIESYQFSKIIPGVLGRILMLLERDELIELLDDLKIKVKMGSTALKMVIVETIGHGINAALMIGRKSKVKDDLIKEMLGIILSGLVQYDSPVHSIAFNTITNGILSSKVTNLSEKQRIYQLLHKKMLTILDESSSGLLEPAMDYAFGLNKLYAFINEYIHEKGGFTFESDHQVAYFPGTFDPFSLGQKSVARHVRDAGFDVYIAIDPFNWMRRTQPTLLRRKLINMTIADEFGVYLFPRNKIINLNMEDSSNRLSDLFPEQPVHLVTGEDMLLSNASYMNEDSHLFDLPHIVVSRGNLTKKKKDQALKVMDGIEQVTHVNIMVDLERITPDQIRRAIDLNWDLTDVMDPLASRAIRKFDMYKNEPQFKNDLEPKTTEVLTMDGLSESLKKELQETFHLEVDSLLQGVVCQQNCKRKIILIKGNNPESIIGVGIYRGITENEFEAMMNHDSLKADYVDLYVENTALIEVLVAIPETPLHNNLLMLQTELLVSVMSQGYEYCYYKVGEGMVMTDLLKVLRTTGFTENKELRIMMCSLKNPVVIILDAQSMLKDDYRKDKSIRNSMSNTRDKLLYAVVSRHPNQVVLAFDRGMMYDQINQMISHHNVPLDDTGIGASMCVPYGELFKRWRLPHSVTKALHTERVYDQKLRYFDVKPYPYYLSIEEQTAIIKAFNKPVILIDDLLDKGLRLQAIEMYFKNEKVSVDSIIVGIMSRRGRKRIEQKGYRVHAAYNIPNLSAWYTESMLYPFIGGDSLWLSEEFPPGNMPSVNKILPYMVSKNDYCRPKRSYVDFSLKCLNNSHSLLKVIEERYEAMNRRPFTIERLSEVFITPRIPQYGKALSVDVHVLPSQMVESDIIRLEHLLKLFEE, encoded by the coding sequence TGCCACAAGAAGTGAAGGATCTAGAGAATACCTCTGAATATGAAATCATTCAAGAGTCGTTCAGATTTGACTATATCTATGAGATGATGAAGCTCAACAAAGAGGTATCGGGACATGCCACACTCGAACATATCACGGGTGTGCATTATCTGGCCCTATACATAGCAAGGCAGCTGAAAAAACTCGGCCTGCCCGTAGACTTGGGAATCGTTTCGGGTGCGGCGGCGCTCCATGACATCGGAAAGTTCGGATGTAAGCCTGAAGAGAAGAGCAAGGTAGCCTATTTTCATTATTACTATTCCGATGAATGGTTCTACCGAAAGAATATCAAATACATAAGAAACATAGCAGTGAACCATTCTACCTGGGATCTCGAGCTTGAACATTTGTCGCTTGAGTCGCTGGTGCTCATCTATTCGGATTTTAGGGTGAAAAGGCATAAGGATCCAAACTGGCCATACGCGATGAAGTTTTTCAATATAGACGATTCGTTTGATATTATTTTAGATAAACTGGATAATGTGGACAAAAAAAAGGAAAAGCGATATAGAAAGGTCTATGAAAAACTCAAGGATTTCGAAGACTACATGCTCTATTTGGGAGTAAACGTTCAATTTGACAAGCGTTTTGATAACGCCCAAGAGGTCGCGTTTGGAGAGAGTGCGCTGCTGACTGGCTCGGAGATCGTCAAAAAGTACAAGAAAATGGCGATTGCACATAACATTCTACTGATGAACGGACTAAGAACGGAAGAATCCTTGATGGTCATGCTTGACGAGGCACGTATCCAGAAGACCGCGCAGGATTTCAGACGATATATGCACCTGTTGGAGCAGTTTTCAAAGTACCTGACTCCGGCGCAGAAAATGATCACGCTTAAGTTTCTTTTCAGTATGTTGAACAGGTTTGAAGAGGATATCAGGAAGCAGGCTGCAGGAATCATGGGTACCATTATCGCCTCCTTTGACGATCCCTACAGCAAATACCTTCCACCGACGATTGACCCGAATGTATTCAAACTTTCAAAATCGGGTGTGCTAAGAAGCTTCGTCAATGAGTTTCTAAATCCAGAAAACATCCATTCCAAGCAGAAGGAAGAATGGGTAGGATATGCCTTATCGGATCTGATCAGAAAAGTAGTGCGCCATTCAAAAGAAATCGTCAATACGGTGGACCTTGTGATAGAGAAACTATCGGAGTTTCAAGGAGAACGAAGACTGTATCTGTTAAGGACGATCATTTATTTTCCTGTCTCAAGGCTGAGTGACGACCAGCTTTCCAAATTGACACTTTTGGTGAGCGACTCCTTGGATTCAAGCTACAAAGAAGTGAAGCTGCTTGCCATGGAATGCATTTATCATCTATCCAGCAGCAAAAACAAGGCGATTGTGGCTTTAGCGACAGGCCTGATGACGATCGATGAGCAGATGCCATATGAGTCCTTTATGGCCAGTAAGATCAATAAGAGGCTACACGTTCAACATCAAATCGAGAACCACAGCGAGTTCGGATTCAATCAAATCAGCACAGAGCAGATATCCTACATGTACCTTAGCAATTTAAAAACCGCGACGGCGATGACAGTCAAGAAACTTCATATTGAAATGATACTCAAACATATGCTCACCACTGAAAATGCGGATAAGTTCTACGCGGCAATCCATTATTGCAACCTGATCAAAAACAGCGTCTCCCACGATATACGCATACTTTCAGGTAAGGCGCTTGTCACACTTACAGAGAAACTGACCAAATCACAAATCAACGAGGTGGCGATAGAGCTCTTGAGGGGTCTTGAAATTGAAAGCTATCAGTTTTCAAAGATTATTCCAGGCGTGCTGGGACGCATACTCATGCTCCTTGAACGCGACGAACTGATCGAGCTGCTTGACGACCTGAAAATCAAAGTGAAAATGGGGTCAACAGCACTTAAGATGGTCATTGTCGAAACTATCGGACACGGTATCAATGCCGCTCTGATGATTGGACGAAAAAGCAAAGTGAAGGATGACCTGATCAAAGAGATGCTGGGGATCATACTTTCAGGACTTGTACAATACGATTCGCCTGTCCACTCGATCGCTTTCAATACGATCACTAATGGAATCCTATCGAGCAAGGTCACGAATCTGTCTGAAAAACAACGGATCTACCAGCTGCTGCACAAAAAAATGCTGACGATCCTTGATGAAAGTTCCAGCGGATTACTGGAGCCTGCCATGGATTACGCGTTCGGTTTAAACAAACTCTATGCGTTCATCAACGAATACATCCATGAGAAGGGGGGATTCACCTTTGAGTCGGACCACCAGGTCGCCTATTTTCCTGGGACCTTCGATCCCTTCAGTCTGGGGCAGAAGAGTGTGGCACGGCATGTGAGAGATGCCGGTTTCGATGTTTATATCGCAATCGATCCGTTCAACTGGATGAGAAGGACGCAGCCGACCCTGCTAAGAAGAAAGCTGATCAACATGACGATAGCGGATGAGTTTGGCGTCTATCTGTTTCCTCGTAATAAAATTATCAATCTGAATATGGAAGACAGCTCAAATAGACTGTCGGACCTCTTCCCCGAACAGCCTGTCCACCTGGTGACAGGTGAGGATATGCTTCTTTCGAATGCTTCTTATATGAATGAGGACAGCCATCTGTTCGACCTTCCCCATATCGTAGTAAGTAGAGGGAACCTTACTAAAAAGAAGAAGGATCAGGCGCTTAAAGTCATGGATGGGATAGAACAGGTGACTCATGTGAATATCATGGTGGATCTAGAGCGGATCACTCCTGATCAGATCAGGCGTGCGATCGATCTGAACTGGGATCTGACAGATGTCATGGATCCTCTTGCATCGCGAGCCATCCGTAAATTCGATATGTATAAAAACGAACCTCAGTTTAAAAATGATCTGGAACCTAAAACGACTGAGGTGCTTACAATGGACGGTCTTTCCGAATCGCTGAAAAAAGAGCTTCAAGAAACCTTTCATCTGGAGGTCGACAGCCTACTTCAAGGAGTGGTTTGTCAACAGAATTGCAAAAGGAAAATCATCCTGATCAAAGGAAACAATCCTGAAAGCATTATCGGTGTCGGAATATATCGTGGGATCACTGAAAATGAGTTTGAGGCCATGATGAACCACGACAGCCTGAAGGCTGATTATGTGGACTTGTATGTCGAGAACACTGCCCTCATCGAGGTGCTTGTGGCAATTCCTGAAACGCCACTTCATAATAATTTACTTATGCTACAGACTGAACTGCTTGTAAGTGTGATGAGTCAGGGCTATGAATATTGTTATTACAAAGTTGGCGAAGGGATGGTGATGACCGATCTGCTCAAAGTATTGAGGACGACGGGATTCACTGAAAATAAGGAACTGAGAATCATGATGTGCAGTCTGAAAAATCCTGTCGTGATTATTCTTGATGCCCAGTCTATGCTCAAGGATGACTACAGGAAAGACAAAAGTATTCGAAACAGTATGTCGAACACGCGTGACAAACTCCTTTATGCGGTTGTCAGCAGGCATCCCAATCAGGTGGTTCTGGCATTCGACCGGGGTATGATGTACGATCAAATCAATCAGATGATCAGCCATCACAATGTGCCTTTAGATGATACGGGTATCGGAGCGTCGATGTGTGTGCCTTATGGCGAACTATTCAAACGTTGGAGACTACCGCATTCTGTTACAAAAGCGCTACATACCGAGAGGGTATACGATCAAAAGTTAAGGTATTTCGATGTCAAGCCCTATCCGTATTACCTGTCCATTGAAGAACAGACCGCGATCATCAAAGCCTTCAATAAGCCAGTCATTCTGATTGATGATCTGCTGGACAAAGGATTGAGACTTCAGGCCATTGAAATGTATTTTAAGAATGAGAAAGTATCAGTAGACTCCATCATCGTAGGAATCATGTCAAGAAGAGGTCGGAAACGCATTGAACAAAAGGGCTACCGGGTCCATGCGGCATATAATATTCCAAACCTGTCGGCGTGGTACACAGAAAGCATGCTTTATCCGTTTATAGGAGGCGATTCCTTATGGTTAAGTGAAGAGTTTCCACCGGGAAACATGCCCTCTGTCAACAAGATACTGCCCTATATGGTATCCAAAAACGATTACTGCCGTCCGAAAAGAAGCTATGTCGATTTTTCACTGAAATGCTTGAATAACTCACATAGTCTCCTGAAGGTAATCGAAGAAAGATATGAAGCGATGAATAGAAGGCCATTTACCATTGAGAGACTTTCTGAAGTGTTTATCACGCCAAGGATTCCTCAGTATGGCAAAGCACTTTCTGTAGATGTTCATGTCTTGCCGAGCCAGATGGTCGAAAGTGACATCATCAGACTCGAGCATCTGTTAAAACTATTTGAAGAATAA
- a CDS encoding VOC family protein — protein sequence MLTKQNYTGEITCIISCHHLATSRKWYTDTLGFTLMYQVDDLLWAEFKTPMPGVTVGLEEVESFIPQNSILTISTPDIEAVASKLDLLDVKRDEIKTIEGLVKLMKIYDPDNNVLQFAQSLGV from the coding sequence ATGTTGACAAAACAAAATTACACCGGCGAAATCACGTGTATCATTTCATGCCACCACTTGGCGACTTCTAGAAAATGGTATACAGATACTTTAGGATTCACTTTGATGTATCAAGTGGACGACTTGCTATGGGCTGAGTTCAAAACTCCAATGCCTGGCGTTACAGTGGGTCTTGAAGAAGTTGAATCCTTTATTCCTCAGAATTCTATTTTGACAATTTCTACGCCCGATATAGAAGCAGTCGCTTCAAAGCTTGACCTGTTGGATGTGAAGCGCGATGAGATAAAAACCATCGAAGGTTTGGTAAAACTCATGAAGATCTATGATCCCGACAACAATGTCCTTCAGTTCGCACAAAGCTTGGGAGTGTGA
- a CDS encoding SRPBCC domain-containing protein yields MTSVIHLAFDIPLAADICFQYFTEEHLIKSWLAEDAHIVPHEGGAYELYWNLEDRAVDNTKGCVITGYCLNRMLGFTWKGPQRFSHFMNHHDPLTHVSISFFSTTDKHTQVHLVHSGWPQREDWQEAKEWFEDTWKKAIENLILQITAKS; encoded by the coding sequence ATGACCAGTGTCATTCATTTAGCATTTGACATACCGCTCGCTGCGGACATCTGCTTTCAGTATTTTACTGAGGAACACCTTATAAAGTCCTGGCTGGCTGAGGATGCGCACATCGTTCCGCACGAAGGCGGCGCCTATGAGCTTTATTGGAATTTGGAGGATCGGGCTGTTGACAATACAAAAGGCTGTGTCATCACCGGTTATTGCCTCAACCGTATGCTCGGCTTCACTTGGAAAGGACCGCAGCGGTTCAGTCACTTCATGAACCATCACGATCCTTTGACCCATGTCTCCATCAGTTTTTTCAGTACAACCGATAAGCATACCCAAGTCCACCTTGTTCATTCGGGATGGCCGCAACGAGAGGATTGGCAAGAGGCAAAAGAGTGGTTCGAAGACACTTGGAAAAAGGCTATTGAAAATTTGATTCTTCAAATCACCGCCAAGTCATGA
- a CDS encoding aminopeptidase P N-terminal domain-containing protein, translating into MHTFFTQNRENLVKDLNNGDVVILFAGQAPKSTADAHYVFKANKNFYYLTGLTQENFILAVQKVDDQAKSTLFIEKSDYDIEKWMGRKLKKEKAAEISGIDKVDYIEGFERFLTGGIYNDAIKTVYLDLEKLSWKESHSTAHHFAQDFSSRFVHIPVKSAHPIFNRLRRIKRDYEIVKIEKAVELTKVGLEAVMNELKPGMMEYQLESVFSHTIRYNGADGNSFPTIAASGEDAVILHYVENNKACEENTLVLMDLGAQYHEYSADITRTYPVSGKFTERQKTIYNIVLKAMNAVIESMKPGIAFNDLNKTCSDVLVKELTDIGLIEKPEELSKYYYHGVSHHLGLDVHDLGGRDIVLEPGMVFTVEPGLYIAEEGIGIRIEDDILITEDGHRNLSKDIIKTVEEIEAFMAQK; encoded by the coding sequence ATGCATACTTTTTTCACACAGAATCGCGAAAATCTAGTAAAAGACCTGAACAATGGAGATGTTGTGATTCTCTTTGCCGGACAAGCGCCAAAGAGCACAGCGGATGCGCACTATGTTTTTAAAGCGAATAAGAACTTTTACTATTTGACTGGGCTAACACAAGAGAATTTCATTTTAGCCGTTCAGAAGGTGGATGATCAGGCGAAATCGACTCTATTTATTGAAAAATCCGATTATGATATCGAAAAATGGATGGGTAGAAAATTAAAAAAGGAAAAGGCCGCTGAAATTTCGGGAATAGACAAGGTCGATTACATCGAAGGGTTTGAAAGGTTCTTAACTGGCGGCATCTACAATGACGCCATTAAAACGGTCTATCTGGATCTTGAAAAACTCAGCTGGAAAGAAAGCCATTCTACTGCGCATCACTTTGCCCAGGACTTCAGCTCGCGTTTTGTCCATATTCCAGTAAAATCGGCTCATCCGATATTCAATCGATTAAGACGAATCAAACGGGACTATGAAATCGTAAAAATCGAGAAAGCCGTTGAACTGACTAAAGTAGGCCTTGAAGCCGTCATGAATGAGCTAAAGCCGGGAATGATGGAGTATCAGCTGGAATCCGTATTCAGTCATACGATCAGATATAACGGAGCGGACGGCAACTCGTTCCCAACGATAGCGGCTTCGGGTGAAGATGCTGTTATCCTTCATTATGTTGAGAACAATAAGGCTTGTGAGGAAAACACGCTTGTGCTTATGGATCTTGGTGCTCAGTATCATGAATACAGTGCCGATATCACTAGAACTTATCCTGTGTCGGGTAAGTTCACAGAAAGGCAAAAGACAATCTATAACATCGTCTTAAAAGCGATGAATGCGGTCATTGAAAGTATGAAACCTGGAATCGCCTTCAATGACTTGAACAAGACGTGTTCTGATGTTCTTGTCAAGGAATTGACTGACATCGGTTTGATCGAAAAACCTGAAGAGCTAAGCAAGTACTATTACCATGGAGTAAGCCACCACTTAGGACTTGACGTCCACGACTTAGGTGGAAGAGATATCGTGCTGGAGCCCGGTATGGTCTTCACGGTAGAACCAGGTCTTTATATCGCCGAAGAGGGTATCGGCATAAGGATTGAGGACGATATTTTAATCACTGAAGACGGCCACAGAAATCTTTCTAAGGATATTATTAAAACAGTGGAAGAAATCGAAGCGTTCATGGCTCAAAAATAA